Proteins encoded by one window of Electrophorus electricus isolate fEleEle1 chromosome 17, fEleEle1.pri, whole genome shotgun sequence:
- the si:busm1-57f23.1 gene encoding cystatin-C isoform X2 codes for MGLCVILLLSFISAFHLSHGQQPVEEELIIPRKAQLLGGWSEVNPQRQDVQEAAAKAVEKFNLKSKAKYHFKLLNIISAHTKVTNMINYMIEATIGKTECLKTEPADLAFCALGKK; via the exons ATGGGTTTGTGCGTTATTTTACTGCTTTCTTTTATCTCTGCATTTCACTTGAGCCATGGCCAACAGCCAGTGGAGGAGGAACTCATTATACCAA GAAAGGCACAGCTCTTGGGAGGGTGGTCTGAAGTCAACCCTCAGAGACAAGATGTCCAAGAAGCAGCTGCAAAAGCAGTGGAGAAGTTCAATTTGAAATCCAAGGCAAAGTATCATTTCAAGCTTCTGAACATcatatctgcacacacaaag gTCACAAACATGATAAACTACATGATTGAGGCAACCATTGGAAAAACAGAGTGCCTAAAAACTGAGCCTGCAGATTTGGCTTTCTGTGCTTTGGGAAAAAAG TAA
- the LOC113577625 gene encoding ras association domain-containing protein 6 isoform X2 translates to MSAGQAGGLVHIGDGRTFSRMRFFSLLNTYNCFLEDKAQLQLNVHENSTGQVTLEGFLVVSWGIKKPIRLKIQDEKQILPSDSTESPGLSPDPISPLGNKRGMTRWGEVDNLNYIDELEEIIQDGSETFKSCAAGYNEYYSRTLRTRRPQPILEDTSSLLRTRSEASLVQKRVKRKTAEEKQSDRQHRFSINGHFYNYKTSIFTPAYGATTNVRINSRLKTHDVIIQLLHKFKIENDPSEFALYCIHQSGERRKLISSDFPLWERFLQGPSENIMSIFLMDTDEEEVSLDVAQYVNLDLPILQQVLLKLQEEENHEIQHIISNKSSR, encoded by the exons ATGTCTGCAGGACAGGCGGGCGGCCTCGTTCACATTGGGGATGGGAGAACATTTTCAAG GATGAGATTCTTCTCTCTACTAAACACCTACAATTGTTTTCTGGAGGACAAGGCCCAGCTGCAACTAAATGTCCATGAG AATAGCACAGGCCAGGTGACACTTGAAGGATTTCTGGTTGTGTCTTGGGGAATTAAGAAACCAATCCGCCTCAAAATCCAGGATGAAAAACAGATTCTGCCATCTGACAGCACCGAGTCTCCAGGCTTGTCTCCAGACCCCATCAGCCCACTTGGAAACAAGAG AGGTATGACCCGCTGGGGAGAAGTTGACAATCTTAATTACATTGATGAATTGGAAGAAATCATTCAAGATGGGTCAGAAACATTCAAGAGCTGTGCTGCAG GCTATAATGAGTATTACAGCAGGACGCTCCGGACCCGGCGGCCCCAGCCTATTCTAGAAGACACCTCCTCCCTGCTCCGTACCAGGAGCGAAGCATCTCTGGTGCAGAAGCGAGTGAAGAGGAAGACAGCAGAGGAGAAACAAAGTGATAGGCAGCATCGTTTCTCCATTAACGGTCATTTCTATAATTACAAG ACTTCAATCTTTACACCTGCATACGGTGCAACCACAAATGTTCGCATCAACAGCAGATTGAAGACACATGATGTCATCATCCAGCTTCTACATAAATTTAAG ATAGAAAATGACCCAAGTGAATTTGCCTTGTATTGCATTCATCAAAGTGGAG aaagaagaaagctGATCAGCTCAGACTTTCCGCTATGGGAGCGTTTTCTTCAGGGACCATCAGAGAACATCATGAGTATATTCCTCATGGacacagatgaagaggaagTTAGCCTGGAT GTAGCACAGTATGTTAACTTAGACCTGCCCATCCTTCAGCAAGTCCTGCTGAAGCTTCAAGAGGAGGAAAACCATGAGATACAACACATCATCTCAAA TAAAAGCAGCCGCTGA
- the LOC113577625 gene encoding ras association domain-containing protein 6 isoform X4: MSAGQAGGLVHIGDGRTFSRMRFFSLLNTYNCFLEDKAQLQLNVHENSTGQVTLEGFLVVSWGIKKPIRLKIQDEKQILPSDSTESPGLSPDPISPLGNKRGMTRWGEVDNLNYIDELEEIIQDGSETFKSCAAGYNEYYSRTLRTRRPQPILEDTSSLLRTRSEASLVQKRVKRKTAEEKQSDRQHRFSINGHFYNYKTSIFTPAYGATTNVRINSRLKTHDVIIQLLHKFKIENDPSEFALYCIHQSGGSTVC, from the exons ATGTCTGCAGGACAGGCGGGCGGCCTCGTTCACATTGGGGATGGGAGAACATTTTCAAG GATGAGATTCTTCTCTCTACTAAACACCTACAATTGTTTTCTGGAGGACAAGGCCCAGCTGCAACTAAATGTCCATGAG AATAGCACAGGCCAGGTGACACTTGAAGGATTTCTGGTTGTGTCTTGGGGAATTAAGAAACCAATCCGCCTCAAAATCCAGGATGAAAAACAGATTCTGCCATCTGACAGCACCGAGTCTCCAGGCTTGTCTCCAGACCCCATCAGCCCACTTGGAAACAAGAG AGGTATGACCCGCTGGGGAGAAGTTGACAATCTTAATTACATTGATGAATTGGAAGAAATCATTCAAGATGGGTCAGAAACATTCAAGAGCTGTGCTGCAG GCTATAATGAGTATTACAGCAGGACGCTCCGGACCCGGCGGCCCCAGCCTATTCTAGAAGACACCTCCTCCCTGCTCCGTACCAGGAGCGAAGCATCTCTGGTGCAGAAGCGAGTGAAGAGGAAGACAGCAGAGGAGAAACAAAGTGATAGGCAGCATCGTTTCTCCATTAACGGTCATTTCTATAATTACAAG ACTTCAATCTTTACACCTGCATACGGTGCAACCACAAATGTTCGCATCAACAGCAGATTGAAGACACATGATGTCATCATCCAGCTTCTACATAAATTTAAG ATAGAAAATGACCCAAGTGAATTTGCCTTGTATTGCATTCATCAAAGTGGAG GTAGCACAGTATGTTAA
- the si:busm1-57f23.1 gene encoding cystatin-C isoform X1, whose protein sequence is MGLCVILLLSFISAFHLSHGQQPVEEELIIPRKAQLLGGWSEVNPQRQDVQEAAAKAVEKFNLKSKAKYHFKLLNIISAHTKVTNMINYMIEATIGKTECLKTEPADLAFCALGKKALMCKCEVQFNPRQMKYVAKMVSCKK, encoded by the exons ATGGGTTTGTGCGTTATTTTACTGCTTTCTTTTATCTCTGCATTTCACTTGAGCCATGGCCAACAGCCAGTGGAGGAGGAACTCATTATACCAA GAAAGGCACAGCTCTTGGGAGGGTGGTCTGAAGTCAACCCTCAGAGACAAGATGTCCAAGAAGCAGCTGCAAAAGCAGTGGAGAAGTTCAATTTGAAATCCAAGGCAAAGTATCATTTCAAGCTTCTGAACATcatatctgcacacacaaag gTCACAAACATGATAAACTACATGATTGAGGCAACCATTGGAAAAACAGAGTGCCTAAAAACTGAGCCTGCAGATTTGGCTTTCTGTGCTTTGGGAAAAAAG GCGCTTATGTGCAAGTGTGAGGTTCAGTTCAATCCAAGGCAGATGAAATATGTTGCCAAGATGGTCTCTTGTAAGAAATGA
- the LOC113577625 gene encoding ras association domain-containing protein 6 isoform X3, with product MSAGQAGGLVHIGDGRTFSRMRFFSLLNTYNCFLEDKAQLQLNVHENSTGQVTLEGFLVVSWGIKKPIRLKIQDEKQILPSDSTESPGLSPDPISPLGNKRGMTRWGEVDNLNYIDELEEIIQDGSETFKSCAAGYNEYYSRTLRTRRPQPILEDTSSLLRTRSEASLVQKRVKRKTAEEKQSDRQHRFSINGHFYNYKTSIFTPAYGATTNVRINSRLKTHDVIIQLLHKFKIENDPSEFALYCIHQSGGSFSDVILLTLACEMLCSG from the exons ATGTCTGCAGGACAGGCGGGCGGCCTCGTTCACATTGGGGATGGGAGAACATTTTCAAG GATGAGATTCTTCTCTCTACTAAACACCTACAATTGTTTTCTGGAGGACAAGGCCCAGCTGCAACTAAATGTCCATGAG AATAGCACAGGCCAGGTGACACTTGAAGGATTTCTGGTTGTGTCTTGGGGAATTAAGAAACCAATCCGCCTCAAAATCCAGGATGAAAAACAGATTCTGCCATCTGACAGCACCGAGTCTCCAGGCTTGTCTCCAGACCCCATCAGCCCACTTGGAAACAAGAG AGGTATGACCCGCTGGGGAGAAGTTGACAATCTTAATTACATTGATGAATTGGAAGAAATCATTCAAGATGGGTCAGAAACATTCAAGAGCTGTGCTGCAG GCTATAATGAGTATTACAGCAGGACGCTCCGGACCCGGCGGCCCCAGCCTATTCTAGAAGACACCTCCTCCCTGCTCCGTACCAGGAGCGAAGCATCTCTGGTGCAGAAGCGAGTGAAGAGGAAGACAGCAGAGGAGAAACAAAGTGATAGGCAGCATCGTTTCTCCATTAACGGTCATTTCTATAATTACAAG ACTTCAATCTTTACACCTGCATACGGTGCAACCACAAATGTTCGCATCAACAGCAGATTGAAGACACATGATGTCATCATCCAGCTTCTACATAAATTTAAG ATAGAAAATGACCCAAGTGAATTTGCCTTGTATTGCATTCATCAAAGTGGAG GCAGCTTTTCGGATGTCATACTTTTGACACTGGCGTGTGAAATGCTGTGCAGTGGATAA
- the LOC113577625 gene encoding ras association domain-containing protein 6 isoform X1, producing MSAGQAGGLVHIGDGRTFSRMRFFSLLNTYNCFLEDKAQLQLNVHENSTGQVTLEGFLVVSWGIKKPIRLKIQDEKQILPSDSTESPGLSPDPISPLGNKRGMTRWGEVDNLNYIDELEEIIQDGSETFKSCAAGYNEYYSRTLRTRRPQPILEDTSSLLRTRSEASLVQKRVKRKTAEEKQSDRQHRFSINGHFYNYKTSIFTPAYGATTNVRINSRLKTHDVIIQLLHKFKIENDPSEFALYCIHQSGERRKLISSDFPLWERFLQGPSENIMSIFLMDTDEEEVSLDVAQYVNLDLPILQQVLLKLQEEENHEIQHIISKFRKQHILLSHCLNSKLVSKTETAL from the exons ATGTCTGCAGGACAGGCGGGCGGCCTCGTTCACATTGGGGATGGGAGAACATTTTCAAG GATGAGATTCTTCTCTCTACTAAACACCTACAATTGTTTTCTGGAGGACAAGGCCCAGCTGCAACTAAATGTCCATGAG AATAGCACAGGCCAGGTGACACTTGAAGGATTTCTGGTTGTGTCTTGGGGAATTAAGAAACCAATCCGCCTCAAAATCCAGGATGAAAAACAGATTCTGCCATCTGACAGCACCGAGTCTCCAGGCTTGTCTCCAGACCCCATCAGCCCACTTGGAAACAAGAG AGGTATGACCCGCTGGGGAGAAGTTGACAATCTTAATTACATTGATGAATTGGAAGAAATCATTCAAGATGGGTCAGAAACATTCAAGAGCTGTGCTGCAG GCTATAATGAGTATTACAGCAGGACGCTCCGGACCCGGCGGCCCCAGCCTATTCTAGAAGACACCTCCTCCCTGCTCCGTACCAGGAGCGAAGCATCTCTGGTGCAGAAGCGAGTGAAGAGGAAGACAGCAGAGGAGAAACAAAGTGATAGGCAGCATCGTTTCTCCATTAACGGTCATTTCTATAATTACAAG ACTTCAATCTTTACACCTGCATACGGTGCAACCACAAATGTTCGCATCAACAGCAGATTGAAGACACATGATGTCATCATCCAGCTTCTACATAAATTTAAG ATAGAAAATGACCCAAGTGAATTTGCCTTGTATTGCATTCATCAAAGTGGAG aaagaagaaagctGATCAGCTCAGACTTTCCGCTATGGGAGCGTTTTCTTCAGGGACCATCAGAGAACATCATGAGTATATTCCTCATGGacacagatgaagaggaagTTAGCCTGGAT GTAGCACAGTATGTTAACTTAGACCTGCCCATCCTTCAGCAAGTCCTGCTGAAGCTTCAAGAGGAGGAAAACCATGAGATACAACACATCATCTCAAA GTTTAGGAAGCAGcacattctcctctctcactgctTAAATTCAAAGCTGGtgtcaaaaacagaaacagctttgtaa